A region of the Arachis hypogaea cultivar Tifrunner chromosome 15, arahy.Tifrunner.gnm2.J5K5, whole genome shotgun sequence genome:
GTTATAACAATTATGAATGTTCACATGCctatttaagttaatatttggacaaagtatatatacatattttttaacttTCATGTCTCGAACACAAATAATAAATGTATGCTCTCACACAAATTATAATTTGTGTCAGTGTGCAATTTGTTTAGATGCACTACTTGTTCTGTGCATGTGGTACTAGATCTTATCTAGATTTCTATCTTCATGCTGCTCAGTTTGCTACCAATTGTATTTGTAGGTCTAGTTGCCAATGTTATCCACAGTTAATTACCAAAAGAATACAAGTTAGGAAGAGGAGAAGCTATAATTACTCaacataaagaaataaaaattgttTATCCAACACAAATTTAAAAGGCTTACCTACTAGAATAATTTCTAAAAGAGCTTCCAAAAGCTACACAGAATCAAGTGTTCTAATGTGTGCACATTATGACAAAAGTGAACGAGGAATTCTGCTAGATTAAGGTATTAACTACTCACTATTAGTATCTTCAAGTTCATTATTAGGTATGTGCAGTAAcatcaaaacagaaaagaaacttATATAAGGATTATCTATATCTCATCCTATTACTTTTGCATCAGTTCTGTACTAAGGTTCAGCAGAACAAATCAGAGCTAATCTCTATCCATGAACTAAGAAAAAAACACAAGATCACCGTTCACCACAAAAACAACATAAAATGAAGAACGAAGCTAAACTTCTCTactcaaattttagaaatatgtGTGTCTATGTATGCTTGCTACTCCTCATTTAGagaatcaaaagagaaaaatatcatCACCTACCCGATTTACCAATTGATTCAGGTTCTACAATTCAAAACACCATAGCCATTGGAATTTGACAAGTGGAACATATCAACACAAAAAGATTATCCAGGACAAAACCTCTTGATTCATTACAATAAATTATGAAACTATGAATTTCATTCCTTATACTAAGAAATAGTAACCCATGATAGTTGAAGTTGACTTTGAAAAAGGTTCAATAATAGAAAAAGATACTTGGTTCTTGTGAGCTCGATTGAGAAAGAGCAGAGAGGACCAAAGTAGGAGGAGTGACGACGACAATAGAGAGAAGGAGCAACGACGACACGATAGTAATGGAACAACGGTGGCACGAGCAAAAGGAGCGATAGTGGTGCGAACGTGGGGAGTGACAGCGGCACGATAGTAACAGAGCGCGACGGCTGCACGAGCAAGAGGAGCGACGATGGTAACAAAGAATGATGGTTGAAAATGGTGTGAATTTGGGGGTTAGCCATGAAATGGGGAATTTTGGGGAAGTGGACGTAGGAGTTAGTGATGAAAATGGTGTGAATTTGGGGGGTTAGTGATAAAATGGTGTTTCTGAACTTTGGAGCGGGAAGTGAACGCGGGGCTTtgtttttagtaataaaaatcgATGGCAAATTCgtcgattttaattttaaaaagagtaACACCCTAAGCGTCTATTTAATACATTAAATCGAGACCATTCATTTGATTTTAGAAAGCAATCTAGACTGTTCAAAATTATTGACGGTAAActttgttgataattttaaataataaaataaaagacatgTTCGTCGATATTAAaataaagggtaaagtatattttttgtccttgaagtttgacaaaaattttaaaaatacccctaagttttattttatttcaattttgtcctaaaagttttcgatttgcatcaaatatacccttgacggctaatttttcaaaaaatttaagaccaattcaataacaattttataagaacaacccTTAAcataagcaaatcaagcataattttcatacattattgttagattggtcttaaattttttgaaaatttacccgtcaagggtatatttgatgcaaatcgaaaacttttgggacaaaattgaaacaaaataaaacttaggggtatttttaaaacttttaccaaacttcaggacaaaaagtatactttaccctaaaataaaagtatttccaaCTCCTGCTTCGTCGACAATGtgataataatagaaaaagagtTGATGTAAAAAAATTGACGACCAGATTATgagttttattgtttaattttaattatctttttttctaaaatatcgaTAGCTCGTTGATTTTTTCCATCGAAAAATATGCTTCCTTGTCTTGGCCATATGGGTGTGTGGCATTCCCTGTCCTGACGTGTTGCATGCTAGCTTCTCTTCTTCCTGAAAGGTACTGTTTTTTATTAGCTCTCTTTGATCatgttttacttttcttttattattattctccTATAATTATCAAGAAATCAAAACACTCAAAATACTAATTGGATATCGTCTAAAGACACATAATtttcaaacaacaatcatcaGTTCTCTCtgaaaaatacccaaaaaaattatttaatatgttCATGCATCATCCGGCAGCAAAAAATGGACACCGAAGCTCGAGATGGACATGGACATGGAAAAGGAACGATGTCGGTGAAAATACGGGACAGAGTTTCAATAAGAATACAAGAGCCACATGAGAGAAGATGCAACAATTCAGCTCTTGATCGGCATCGTAGCGGGAAGGTTATGGTTGGAAACAGACCGGCCAAGGGATGCATCAATGGCACAAAAATCTCATGATTTCATGCTTTATCAGCAGCCATGGAGTGGACGATAAAGCTAGAATAGATTCTGGATTGGGGAATGGGCCTCTGATGTGGAGGGTAGTGTTGTCGGGTCGGGTCGGATCTGTTAGTGGATCTTGACCCATGACCAAACAACAAAAATGCAATAATTCCTATTGTAAAAAAAAGTTGGAATCTACTTTTCAAGATTCCAGCTTACAAAATCAAACAGTATCTCTCCGAGTCACTTCTACGTTGACTGACTCCCTTGTGTTGTCTACTTGCCTTTATTCATAGGGCGGAGCACCTTCCCATTCTCACATTCTTCTTATTCTTCCAACTTCTTCGAACATTCAGTGACAGAGTCATCACTTTTATTTGGTACTAAAGCCTTTCTTTGTCTGTGTTCAACGAAAGTTACCTGGGGGAACTAGTTTTAGGGAGAGGGACAGAGACTTACTTTCATAGGGCCGGGAATGTTTTTTCCTCGAACTGGCTAAACTCTGACGCTCAAGTTAGTCGCAATACAAGAGGTATAAGAATTAGAATTAAATAGCATACCTCGGCTGTGTGCTTAAGCCTTGTCTTTAGTGATCGGTAGAAATTCGAGTGGATCCGGGTTACTGGGGATTTCGGCCGCATAGCTTTCCTGATGGGAGTATGGGACAGAGTGGACCAATTCTGGGACTGGGCCGTAACATTCtataaaatagttttttaaatagtttttgaattttttgttgttgGTTACTTGTTTATGATGATAACAGGTGCGTGGCCCTTCGCCTTCTTCATATGTTGTAATGTACACTCTTGATTTGTCTTTGTGGCCCTACTATAGGGTCTATGGAGTGCTAGATTCTTTACATAATAATCATCTTGTATGACTGTGTAACTCTTTGAAATTTGTTGCTATAAAATATACACTTcatttatttccttttctttatgttGCTTCTAATCTATAGACTATGGATTCCAAGGTATCAGGGattattctttttcaattctctcTGCGTGTTTATGTGCATATGCTTCACTTTGATGCTGAAAATTAAAACTTAATCTTGATTTTTACTGTGTTATATGAGAGTAACCTTTTAATCGATTACCGATTAATATCGTTTACCTAACTGACTCACTTATATCTTTAATActagtaaaattatattattttatcatttttctattcttttgaagtattaattgaattttgctccgtttttttaggatttctatgcTATATCCTTGTGGATTACCTTAAATTCTGAAAGCAATTTTTGTACCGGTTTGGAAATGTACTTGTTGGAAAGCAAGGCTGGTGCCATAGTTTGCATGCTTTTGGCCCTTTTCTTCTTGGGGACATGGCCTGCTATCTTGACTTTGTTAGAGAGGCGAGGGCGTCTTCCTCAGCATACTTATCTTGATTACTCGCTCACCAATTTCTTTGCTGCTCTTTTCATTGCATTCACAGTTGGTGAGATAGGCAAGAGCACACCAAGTGAGCCAAATTTTTTAGCTCAACTTGCTCAGGTGAGTAGTCATCGCCATTCTGCTGGTGTTACCTTAGTACATTATCATCATTGAATttataagtaaataaaaaaaatggagtgGCTATCATTGAGATCTTCTGTGTTTAAGTGATATTGCACATATCACTACTATTTGTAAAAAGTATGTGACACATGATACTTCATACTTTATCAAAGCATATAACGGTCATTGTAATCCTAAACAGTGATATTTGAGAAAGTATGCTTTAGGAAAGATGGAAAGACTATTAATTGTGTTCAAGAATTATATCCTATGATAATGATCTATGAGTTTTGAGCATGAGTAGCAGAAACCTAGAATTATTAGTGGATTGATATATTTGAGGATGAAATGTCATCAGCGTGCTTGTTTAGTGTGAAATGACTGTCAGGTTATGAAATGAAATTGCACGATTACACATTCGATGGTTCAATCAAGTTTAAATAGCTGAGTCTCTTAGAAAATGGCTTTGTAAAATCTGCATCCTTGAATGTTCCAGATTTTCCAAAAGCTCTATGTTTTGGATCCCTGATAGTTACACACTAACAAAGCTCATATTCtaattcttcatattttagtaatTCATACACATTAACCACATTCTTAGGTTCATTGTGTGTTATTGCTTACAATTGGTTCAATAATTTGCTTATGTGCAGGATAATTGGCCCTCTGTTCTGTTTGCAATGGGGGGTGGTGTGGTCCTAAGCCTTGGGAATCTGGCCTCGCAATATGCTTTTGCTTTTGTTGGGTTGTCAGTTACTGAAGTCATCACTGCAAGCATAACTGTTGTTATAGGTATAAATTAACTGATCACacaaaaattataacatattCAGAATAATGTAGCTGAACATATTGTGTCAGGATGAGTGTGCTTATGCTACAATCTTATCTTACTTGCAATAATTGTTACTTTGTTAGCTTGCTTTCTCACTGAATTTTTGTTGCACTATCTTGTTCCAACTCTGACAGGCACAAGCTTGAATTACTTTTTGGATGAAAAAATCAATAGAGCTGAGATTCTTTTTCCTGGAGTTGGTTGCTTTCTGATTGCAGTTTGTCTAGGTTTTGCTGTTTATTCTTCAAATACTGCTGATAATAAAGTCAAGCTCAGCAATTTATCAAGTGATTATAACGCTGGATCAGTGTATGTGTTGTTATTTACAATTAATTTGATACGTGAACGTGACTATTGATTATAGACGTTAGATAGTTGCTCCTTAATTGCATCTTGATTTTGACCTTGTACTTCATTTCACCCTTGTGCACCATTGCCTTAAGGAAATTATTATCAAAGCCtctattttagcttctctttggaaacaaaattaccaaaTGACTATGCTTTGGGAACTTAGTAGTGATTATGTACAATAATCTAAATTTGTGAAAGTAATTGTTAGAGTGTATTAAAAACCTAGTCAACCAAATCAATTAATGTTACAAGCAGAAGCAGTAACTCCGCAAGTGAGGAGACtttttttctgcattatttttcttctatgaATTGCATTTCTTAAAGACCATATTAAGTACAGTCTGCAGTTCACTGTTCCTAAGGATCATTTATTTCCATCTATCtttgttaattttaacattctaCTTTTGGAAGCAGAAGCAATCCAGTTGGTTTGAATTTTAGTTTCTAAATGACTTGACTTTGACAAATTCCATGTTCATTGTTTGTACTTTTCAACATATTTTCTTTGCTAGTATTAGCATCCATTAGTTCTAGTTCTATTGTTTCAGTTCAGCCTTTCTTTTTCCATGTAATGATTAGCATAATGCGAATCTAATCAGCAAATTCTCTTCTTTTTCCAGGGACTCTTTCACAGAGGGAGGTAAGAAGCTCAGATAAGGTGTAATTTGCTATCTTCTTGgagattattatattttttataagatcCTAAACTTCTACCTATCCTACTGCTATTCTTACAGTAAAACCAATGGATCTTGAAAGCGGCGGTGACGAAAAAATTAAAGCAGGAAGTGCTGTTTTTCTTTTAGATCTTGAGAAAAGAAGAGCTATTAAGGCAGGTGACGATGACATCATTCATTAGCAGCATTTCA
Encoded here:
- the LOC112750336 gene encoding ureide permease 1 — its product is MYLLESKAGAIVCMLLALFFLGTWPAILTLLERRGRLPQHTYLDYSLTNFFAALFIAFTVGEIGKSTPSEPNFLAQLAQDNWPSVLFAMGGGVVLSLGNLASQYAFAFVGLSVTEVITASITVVIGTSLNYFLDEKINRAEILFPGVGCFLIAVCLGFAVYSSNTADNKVKLSNLSSDYNAGSVDSFTEGVKPMDLESGGDEKIKAGSAVFLLDLEKRRAIKVFGKNAFIGLAITFFAGICFSLFSPAFNLATNDQWHTLKEGVPHLTVYTAFFYFSVSCFVIAIILNFIFLYHPVLNLPKSSLTAYLRDWDGRGWALLAGLLCGFGNGLQFMGGQAAGYAAADAVQALPLVSTFWGIVLFGEYRKSSRRTYMLLGSMLFMFIVAVAVLMASSGCRKYQ